In a genomic window of Canis lupus dingo isolate Sandy chromosome 35, ASM325472v2, whole genome shotgun sequence:
- the LOC112659813 gene encoding histone chaperone ASF1B-like, with product MAKVSVLNVAVLENPSPFHSPFRFEISFECNEALADDLEWKIIYVGSAESEEFDQILDSVLVGPVPAGRHMFIFQADVPNPSLIPETDAVGVTVVLITCTYHGQEFIRVDYYVNNEYPNPELRENPPLKPDFSQLQRNILASNPRVTRFHINWDNMDRLEAIENQDPTLGCGLPFSCAPIKGLGLPGCIPGLLPENSMDCI from the coding sequence ATGGCCAAGGTTTCTGTGCTGAACGTGGCGGTGCTGGAGAATCCGAGCCCTTTCCACAGCCCCTTCCGGTTCGAGATCAGCTTTGAGTGCAATGAGGCCCTGGCGGACGATCTAGAATGGAAGATCATTTATGTTGGCTCAGCTGAGAGTGAGGAGTTTGACCAAATCCTGGACTCTGTGCTAGTTGGCCCTGTCCCAGCAGGGAGGCACATGTTCATCTTTCAGGCTGATGTCCCCAACCCATCCCTCATCCCAGAGACTGATGCTGTGGGTGTGACCGTGGTCCTCATCACCTGCACCTACCATGGACAGGAGTTCATCCGTGTGGACTACTACGTCAACAATGAATACCCCAATCCCGAGCTGAGGGAGAACCCACCCCTGAAGCCAGACTTCTCTCAGCTCCAGAGGAACATCTTGGCCTCAAACCCCCGAGTGACCCGCTTCCACATCAACTGGGACAACATGGACAGACTAGAGGCCATAGAGAACCAGGACCCCACCCTGGGCTGTGGCCTCCCCTTCAGCTGTGCTCCCATCAAAGGCTTGGGTCTCCCAGGTTGCATTCCTGGGCTCCTACCCGAGAATTCCATGGACTGCATCTAA